The following is a genomic window from Micromonospora cathayae.
AGCAGCTCCTCGAACTCTCCACCCCGGTGGTGAAGCTCTGGGAGGGCGTGGTCGCCGTGCCGCTGGTCGGCACCCTCGACTCCGCCCGCGCCCAGGTGGTGATGGAACGCCTGCTCCAGACCCTGGTCGACACCAGCTCGCCGTACGCGATCATCGACATCACCGGGGTACCGGCGGTCGACACCCAGGTCGCCCAGCACATCCTCAAGACCGTGGTGGCCGCCCGGCTGATGGGCGCCGACTGCATCATCTCCGGCATCCGGCCGCAGATCGCCCAGACCATCGTGGCGCTCGGCATCGAGTTCGGGGACATCGCCACCAAGGCCAGCCTCGCCGACGCGCTGCGGCACGTGCTGCGGCTCACCGGCGTCGAGACCGCCCAGCGTCGCGCCGCCCGCCGGGAACACTGATGGAACGGGTGCCGGTCCTGAAGATCGGCGACATCCTGCTGGTCTCCATCCAGGTGGACATGGAGGACCAGACCGCCCTCCAACTCCAGGAGGACCTGGCCGAACGGATCGTCGCGACCGGCTGCCACGGGGTGATCATCGACATCACCGCGCTGGACATCGTCGACTCGTTCATCGGTCGGATGCTCTCCACCATCGCCTCCATCTCCAAGGTCCTCGACGCCGAGACCGTGGTGGTCGGGATGCGGCCGGCGGTCGCCATCACCCTGGTCGAGCTGGGCCTGTCGCTCAACGGCATCCGGACCGCGCTGAACGTCGAGCGCGGCATGGAACTGATCGCCGCGGCCCGCGCCGACGACCTCGCCCCCGACCTCGACGACATCGACACCGAGACGGCGGCGACGTCGTCATGACCACCGGCGTCGACCTGGGCCACCCGCAGGCGCAGGCGATCCGGAGCGACGAGGACGTGGTCCGGGTACGCCAGTTGGTGCGTACCGTCGCGGTCGCCGTCAAGCTGTCCCTGGTCGACCAGACCAAACTGGTCACCGCCGCCAGCGAACTGGCCCGCAACACCCTGGTCTACGGCGGTGGCGGCACGGCCGAGGTGATGACCGTCGACAACGGCCGGCGACGCGGTGTCCGGATCGTCTTCGCCGACACCGGTCCGGGCATCGTCGACCTGGACCTGGCGCTGACCGACGGCTACACCACCGGCGGTGGCCTCGGGCTCGGGCTCAGCGGGGCCCGTCGCCTCGTCGACGAGTTCGACATCGAAACCGCGCCCGGCAAGGGCACCCGGATCACCGTGACGAAGTGGTCCCGATGACCGAGGACCTCGTCTCCGACCAGGGCCTGTGGTTCCGGGTGGAGACGAGCAGCACGGCCAGCGCGGTACGCCGGGCCGCCGAACGCCTCGGCGGGCAACTGCACCTCGGTGCGCGACGCACCGCCGACCTGGCGATCGTCGCCGCCGAACTGACCAGCAACCTGGTCAAGCACGCCGAAGACGGGGTGATCCTGCTCCGGCCGGTACGCCGCGACAGTGAGGCCGGGGTGGAACTCGTCGCCGTCGACTCCGGGCCGGGCATGGCCGACCTGACCGTCTCCTCGCGGGACGGCCACTCCACCACCGGCACCCTCGGCATCGGCCTGGGCGCGATCACCCGGCAGGCGAGCTGGTACGACGGGTACTCCCGGCCCGGCCGGGGCACCGTGTTCGCCGTACAGGTCTGGCCGGCCGCCGCGCCGCAGCCGACCTGGTTCGCCGGGCTCACCCGGCCGCTCACCGGGGAGACCCGGTGCGGCGACGGGTTCGCCGCCCGGACCGTCGACGGCCGGCCCCAGCTGCTGCTCTGCGACGGTCTCGGGCACGGCCCGCTCGCCGCGGGCGCCACCGACGCCGCGGTGGCCGCCTTCCGGAACGCCCCGCCCGGATCACCGAAGACAGTGGTCGAACACCTGCACCGCTCGCTGTCCCACACCCGGGGGGCCGCGCTCGCCGTCGCCGAACTGGACCCGGCGGCGGCGAAACTCCGCTACGCCGGGCTGGGCAACATCGCCGGCACCGTGGTCGAGGACGACCGGCGGCGCGGCCTGGTCTCGCTGCCCGGAATCGCCGGCCACCAGCGTCCGGTGGTCCGCGAGTACGACTACCCGTTCGGCGGGAACGCCCTGCTGGTCATGCACACCGACGGGGTGGCCGACCGCTGGCGGCTCGCCGAGTACCCCGGCCTGGTCGAGCGGGCCCCGCTGCTGGTGGCCGCCACCGTGCTGCGTGACTGCGGGGTGCGCCGGGACGACGCCGGGGTCCTGGTCGCGCGGGCCCCGGCATGACCGGTACCGTCGCCGCTCCGCTGCTCCAGATGGCGCTCCGGGTCGAGCACGACATCTTCCTGGTCCGGCAGCGGGGCCGGGAGGTCGCCACCGCCGTCGGGCTGGAACACCAGGACCAGGTCCGGATCGCCACCGCGCTCAGCGAGGTCGCCCGGGACCTGCTCCGTACGGTCGGCGGCGCGGACGTGGCGTTCTACGCCGCCGGCACCGACGAGAGCCGGCCGGCCCTGCGGATCGACCTGGCCCCGGTCGGCCCGCTGCCCGGAACCGGGTACCAGCCACAGTCCGGGGCGGTGGCGCGTCTGGTCGACAGTCTGGACGTCACCACGGACGAGGGGGTTACGGTCGTACGGATGTCACGTCGGATCCCGGCCAACGCCGAGGCGTTGACGCCGCAGCGTCTCGCCGAGCTGCGTACCCGGCTCGGCAGCACCGCGCCGGGCACGGCGCTGGACGAACTCGCCCTGCAGAACGAGCAGCTCGTCGCCGCCCTCGACGAGGTACGCAGCCAGCGTGACGAGCTGGCGGTGCTCAACGAGGAACTCCAGGAGACCAACCGGGGCGTACTGGCGCTCTACGGTCAACTCTCCGAGGAACTGGAGGAGACCAACCGGGGCGTGGTGGCCCTCTACGCCGAACTGGACGAGAAGTCCGCCCAGCTGAAGGCGGCCAGCGAGTCCAAGAGCCGGTTCCTGGCGAACGTCAGCCACGAACTGCGCGCCCCGGTCACCGCGATCATCGGGCTGGCCCGGCTGCTCGCCGACTCCGCGTCCGATCCGCTCACCAGCGAACAGGCCCGCCAGGTCGGGCTGATCCGGTCCTCCGCCACCGACCTGCTGGTCCTGGTCAACGACCTGCTCGACCTGGCCAAGGCCGAGTCCGGCCGGATCGAGCCGGACTGGGCGGACGTCGACCTGCGGGTGGTCTTCGGGCAACTGCGGGGCACCCTGCGGGCGCTCGCCACCCGGCCCGGCGTGGAACTCGTGGTCGAGGACCCGCCGTCCCCGGCCACCATCCGCTCCGACGAGGCGCTGCTGGCCCGGGTGCTGCGTAACCTGCTGCACAACGGGCTGAAGTTCACCGAACGGGGCGAGGTACGGATGCGGGCCGAACCGGTCGACGACCGGTGGCGGCTGGTGGTCTCGGACACCGGCCCGGGGATCGCTCCGGAGCTGCACGAACGGATCTTCGAGGAGTTCTACCAGGTGCCCGGCAGCGCGACCGGCACCGGCACCGGGCTGGGTCTGCCGTACGCCCGGCGGCTGGTCAATCTGCTCGGTGGCACCCTGGAGGTGGCGAGCGAGCCCGGCCGGGGCAGCACGTTCACCGTCACCCTCCCGGCGGGTGGGGCGTGACCATGGAGGACGGTCCGGCGACAGTGCTGGTGGTCGACGACAGTCGTACCAAGCGCTACCTGCTGGTGAGCTGGCTGACCCGGGCCGGCTTCAAGACCCTGGAGGCGGAGACCGGCGGCGAGGCGCTGGAACGGGTCGGGGTGGACCCGATCGACCTGGTGGTGCTGGACGTCCGGCTGCCCGACATCAACGGCTTCCAGGTCTGTGAACGGATCAAGGCGACCCATCCGGCCATGCCGGTCGTCCACGTGTCCGCGCACGCCGTGGACGTGGCCGACCGGGCGCAGGGGCTGACCCGGGGCGCGGACGCGTACCTGGCCGAGCCGATCGAGCCGGACGAACTGGTCGCCACCGCCCACGCGGTGCTGCGCTACTACCGGGCCCGCAAACGCGCCGAACTGATGGCCGAGCGGCTCACCCGGCTGGCCGAGACCACCGTCGCGGTGCACGCCGCGCCGAACTTCGCCCGGCTGCTGGAGGCGGCGGCGGTCGGCGCGGCGGAGATCTTCCGGACCCCGGCGGCGGTGGTGGCGGAGACCTTCGACGGGGACTGCCTGGCCGGCGTCTGCGCCGGACCGGGGAAGGCGGGC
Proteins encoded in this region:
- a CDS encoding STAS domain-containing protein; this translates as MERVPVLKIGDILLVSIQVDMEDQTALQLQEDLAERIVATGCHGVIIDITALDIVDSFIGRMLSTIASISKVLDAETVVVGMRPAVAITLVELGLSLNGIRTALNVERGMELIAAARADDLAPDLDDIDTETAATSS
- a CDS encoding SpoIIE family protein phosphatase; amino-acid sequence: MTEDLVSDQGLWFRVETSSTASAVRRAAERLGGQLHLGARRTADLAIVAAELTSNLVKHAEDGVILLRPVRRDSEAGVELVAVDSGPGMADLTVSSRDGHSTTGTLGIGLGAITRQASWYDGYSRPGRGTVFAVQVWPAAAPQPTWFAGLTRPLTGETRCGDGFAARTVDGRPQLLLCDGLGHGPLAAGATDAAVAAFRNAPPGSPKTVVEHLHRSLSHTRGAALAVAELDPAAAKLRYAGLGNIAGTVVEDDRRRGLVSLPGIAGHQRPVVREYDYPFGGNALLVMHTDGVADRWRLAEYPGLVERAPLLVAATVLRDCGVRRDDAGVLVARAPA
- a CDS encoding sensor histidine kinase → MTGTVAAPLLQMALRVEHDIFLVRQRGREVATAVGLEHQDQVRIATALSEVARDLLRTVGGADVAFYAAGTDESRPALRIDLAPVGPLPGTGYQPQSGAVARLVDSLDVTTDEGVTVVRMSRRIPANAEALTPQRLAELRTRLGSTAPGTALDELALQNEQLVAALDEVRSQRDELAVLNEELQETNRGVLALYGQLSEELEETNRGVVALYAELDEKSAQLKAASESKSRFLANVSHELRAPVTAIIGLARLLADSASDPLTSEQARQVGLIRSSATDLLVLVNDLLDLAKAESGRIEPDWADVDLRVVFGQLRGTLRALATRPGVELVVEDPPSPATIRSDEALLARVLRNLLHNGLKFTERGEVRMRAEPVDDRWRLVVSDTGPGIAPELHERIFEEFYQVPGSATGTGTGLGLPYARRLVNLLGGTLEVASEPGRGSTFTVTLPAGGA
- a CDS encoding ATP-binding protein; translation: MTTGVDLGHPQAQAIRSDEDVVRVRQLVRTVAVAVKLSLVDQTKLVTAASELARNTLVYGGGGTAEVMTVDNGRRRGVRIVFADTGPGIVDLDLALTDGYTTGGGLGLGLSGARRLVDEFDIETAPGKGTRITVTKWSR